Genomic segment of Candidatus Protochlamydia amoebophila UWE25:
TTAGTCCACTGATATTACCTCTGCGAAACCATTCTTGATAAACGAGTTTTGCGTGTTGAAAGCCTTTACCAAGTTCATGACTAATCGCGTTGGCATAGCTTTCAGAGGTATGCGATAAAATTGATATAGGAGGAATCTTCACGTTATGATGTACTATGCACCGAAGAGGGCTCGAACCTCTAACCACCCGGTTCGAAGCCGGGTACTCTATCCATTGAGCTATCGGTGCGATAAGAATTAATGCATTTTAACAGCTAAGAGATTAGACTATAGAATTTTGAAGATTATAAGTCAAAAAGTATTGATATTATGTTATCAGAATTTCAAACGGCTGAAGGTATTATTTTAAAAGTCATTCCTTTTCGTGATTATGATCAGATTTTAGCCATTTTTACTAAGGAAGCTGGCTTAATCAAAGTTTTATGCAAAAAGAGTCGAAATAAAAAAGGAGGGGCAAAGAGTCATTACACGCCTTTAACAAAGGTGGAATTGGTTTATAAAGAACAAAAAGGTGAAATTTTTAATTGTCATGAAATATCAATTTTAGATTTTTACCGTCATTTACGGACCGAACTCAGTCATTTAAATGCTGCTTGTGACATCATACAGCTTCTTTACCAGACGCAATTAGTAGGAAAGCCTGCTCCTCGACTTTTTACTTTGACTGAAATTTATTTGAAAAAAATTCCCCAAACCCAATTTCCGGATATTTTAACCACAAGCTTCCGTTTAAAACTACTAAAGCATGAAGGAATTTTAGCCCATCCTTTGGTCTGCAGTGTTTGCCTACAACCACTTCATCAAGAAGCTTTTTTTTTTCGAGGGGAAGTATTTTGTCGTTTACACTATCCTATGGGAGCCAGCCATTTACGTGAAAACGAAATAAATGTATTATATCAATTATTGAATTGTAAAAATTATCAAGAATTAACTGAAATTACTCTTTTTTCTCAAACAAAAAACAAAATTGAGAGATATTGCAAAGAAACTATGCAAAAACAGTAAAATCTATTTGCCTCTATAGCTTAAAAGTGTTAAAATTTTTTTCTTATCTATGCGAAGGTGGCGGAATTGGTATACGCGCTACTTTGAGGTGGTAGTGAGGGTTTCCTCGTAGGGGTTCAAGTCCCCTCTTTCGCAACTTTTCAACTAAAACTCTGTTTTTTTTATTCATTCAAAGCAATTAGTCTTTGGTACTGCATCATTAAGATGTTTATCGATCAATTATGAAAGCTTTTGCTAAATGGCATAAAATATAAATAACTAATGGCATATATGGATTGTCTCGCTTATTGCACAGCATCTTCCTATCAAATTAAACCCTTATTTGAAAGTTTAAAACACCAAGGAGCTACTCTTTATCGTGATGTAGTTCATCTTCCCATACCAGGAATTTCGATCGGGGATATATTTTATTTTTCTTATGGGGCTACTGTTTGTTGGGGGGTAACTCCAGATCAATGTCAACAATTTTTAGATCAAGCTAAAGCTTATGAAGAGCAGCCATTAATTCCGGAGGAAATGGATATTGATGAATTTACTTTTACATTTGGAGACGTTCCAAAAATTATTGAAGATGAAATTATTCTTCCTAATCGAGATGTTTTAAATCGCTTGGCCATTTCTCACGGATTAGCCCAATCTGTTAAGTTAGGGACTTTCGAGCATGCAATTCGTCGCACATTTCAATTCACTAAGCGAATTCCTCAAGATTTGGCGAAGCAGGGAAAAATTCCTCTTTCAAGAAAAGAAATTAGAAAGAAGATGGGGGCATTATTTATAGAGCGTAACTCCATCAACTTACATCTAGATATTTTGGATACACCAGAATTTTTTTGGGAATATTCTGAGTTAGAACCGCTTTACGCAATGACAAATAATTATCTAGATATTGATACAAGAGTGGAAGTCTTAAATCAAAGATTAGATGTCATGCATGAATTGTTTGAAATGCTCGGAAACGAACTTAATCATCAGCATTCTAGCCGATTAGAATGGACAATTATTTGTTTAATTGTGATTGAAGTTTTTCTATCTATATGGCGAGATGTATTTCATTTTATTTAGGGCATTTTCGCAGAAAAAGTGAGAAAAATACGACTATAAAAATTAATTAATGAAGAGAGGCGATCCTTAATTCGTCAAATACTCCTCGAACGGGTAACACTAGAATGTGTTTGCCGCATTTCAATGTTAGCATGCCGTAGTTTCTACAATTTATTCATGAAATCATTGAGAAAATTCCTAAAAAGTTTGAGTGCAATTGTAACAAGTACAGAGGTAGGTGATTCAAGACGCTGCTATCAAGTTAGATGAGCAATGGGGAGCTATGGGGGAATAAGGATAATCAACAATGGCTGTGGTTTGTTTTCAATCTGCTATGAGGCAAGTTTTAGGCATGCGCAACGAGAAGTAAACGCGAAAAGCTGCGGGAATGTCTGATGAGAAAATTGCCAGAAAACTCAAAAAACTGTCTTTTATACACATGAATTCTCAATGTGGCGAAGTCATTCTTTAGACGCAGTACCGACTTAATTGGAAAAGAAGCGGGAAAAGTAAGCTCTATTGAAAGATTCAATTATATCTTTAGACAAAAATGCTTTCTCAAGCAGTGAGAAAATATTTTCTTTTTTGAAGAAGTTAATTAACCCTATTAGTATAATCAACTATTTTATTTGCGACTACAATCGGCGTTGAGCATTATAAGTTAGGACTACCAGAATAGGGATAAAACTTAATCAACAATTGACTTTGTTCTTAAAATTCTAAATTTAATAAAGAGTTGTCTAAGCATTTTAGATTAAAATTTATATAGCGATTTAATTGTAATCTTATAGGTTGGACAACTATTTAAAGGACTTACTTACGCTCTGTCTCTTGTACAGGCGTAGTTACTAATATCCCATTTTATTCTGGGAATTCTACATCCATAATAAGATTTAAAACTTCTTTTTTGCTATCAACCCGTCTAATTGCTTCTGCGATAATTCGATTCATGAAGCTTTCTTTAGAAGTTGGAACTTTTTCGCCTGATGATCCGATTTGAGAATAACCTAAAAGTTTATTACCAACTTTTACTTCACTAACTCTAACCTTTAAGTACGAATCAATCACATTAATACTTTCTTCTATGGTGCAAATAATTTCATATACACCTTTGGTAACATGGTTAACTTTAAATATTGTCTCGGTCACTTCATCCTTAGGATTTGTAGTGCTTCTGCCTACTACCTGGAGCAAACAGCCTTCGGTCGTAGGGGTTGCGTCTGGAAATTCAGCGAAAACCCACAAATGTTTCCAGTCCTTCCAAAGTTCGTTGACAACATTAGCTAATTGTTGGTTTCTAACGATGTTTGCATGGTCTTGTTTTAATTCTTCTTGCCA
This window contains:
- a CDS encoding RMD1 family protein; the protein is MAYMDCLAYCTASSYQIKPLFESLKHQGATLYRDVVHLPIPGISIGDIFYFSYGATVCWGVTPDQCQQFLDQAKAYEEQPLIPEEMDIDEFTFTFGDVPKIIEDEIILPNRDVLNRLAISHGLAQSVKLGTFEHAIRRTFQFTKRIPQDLAKQGKIPLSRKEIRKKMGALFIERNSINLHLDILDTPEFFWEYSELEPLYAMTNNYLDIDTRVEVLNQRLDVMHELFEMLGNELNHQHSSRLEWTIICLIVIEVFLSIWRDVFHFI
- the recO gene encoding DNA repair protein RecO: MLSEFQTAEGIILKVIPFRDYDQILAIFTKEAGLIKVLCKKSRNKKGGAKSHYTPLTKVELVYKEQKGEIFNCHEISILDFYRHLRTELSHLNAACDIIQLLYQTQLVGKPAPRLFTLTEIYLKKIPQTQFPDILTTSFRLKLLKHEGILAHPLVCSVCLQPLHQEAFFFRGEVFCRLHYPMGASHLRENEINVLYQLLNCKNYQELTEITLFSQTKNKIERYCKETMQKQ